TTAAATCATCCACAGTCTTTCTGGCCTGTTCCAGTGTGGTATTGATATTCATCCGCAAAAAAGTTTCCGAAAAAGAAAAGGGAAATCCCAGATAGGTCACTTCATCGAAGGAAGCAGCCTGCTGTCCACCTTTGGCATTACCAACAATGGCCATTAATTTTGATTTGGTTTCCGACATGTCGAGCTTACCAATTACCTCTGCCGTGTCGCTCAATTGCGGGATGGCTTTTGGCGAAACAAAACTCCCGAAATCAATGATATCGAAACCTACTTTCAGCAACGAGTTGATCAATGCCGCTTTTTGATCCGTAGGGATAAAATTTTTAATCCCCTGCATGGCATCCCGCGGCGCCTCTGTGATTTTAATTGTCTGTTCCATTTTTACTTTTTCCGTTACGTGGATTAACCAGAAATCACAAAAGACAATAAACAAATCTCTCCATAGGAGTCCTTTGGACAATGTATAAAGGATCAAAAATCCAAACAGTGAAAGCATTATTGAATGTGGACCAGTTTGGGAAATTGAATTTTTTAAATTTCGTATTTATTTGTCTTTTGTCTTTTGATTTTTTCCTATGGATGCCTTCGGCAGAAAATTCTGCCAAAAAAAAGCAAGAAATTAGAAAATAAGATACTGATAAGTATTTAAAAATAAATGTTTTTGCCCTTCTCACTATCAAAAGCTGAACTTATTTTGAATCCCCTAAAATAATCGGAAGTCCGTTTTCGGAGTTACCAATCACGATCACTTTTGTATTTGGCGAGTTGGCCAATTCAAGGGTAGCCTGAATTCCTTTTTCCAGCAGAATTTTATCGGTCAGACTGGCGCTGAGAATCCGGTTTGCATTGGCTTTACCGTCTGCATCAATTCGTTGACGTTCGGCTTCTTTTTCGGCCTTTATCAATCTGAACTCATATTCAAGCGATTCCTGTTCCTGCTTGAGTTTGCTCTCGATGGCCTGTTTTATAGTAGCCGGCAACACTATAGAGCGGATGAGCACCCTGTTCACCTGCACATATTTATCTGCCAGAATAGCTGTTATTTCACCAAATATCTCGTCCTGAATCAAATCCCGCTTTGTCGAATAAATATCTTCGGGTGTGTAACGCCCGATCACACTTCGCGTTGAAGAACGCAATCCCGGCACGACGATCCTTTTCAGATAATCCATCCCAATACGACCGTGTAGCAGACCAATCTCACTATAAACCGGCTGATACCAGATGGAAACATCAACACTGATCTCAAGCCCGTTGGATGACAATACGTTCATTTCTTCGGCAATCTCCTGCTGACGCACTTCATAAACGTACATCTTGTTCCAGGGAGCAATCAGGTGAAATCCTTCACCATAGGTCTTTTCGGTGTTCAAACCTCCACTGAACGGGCGAAAAAGCACTCCGGCATATCCGGCTTCGATGGTAGTGACCATCCGGCTGCCAAATGCAATCACAACAATTACGATAACTACCAGGATTGCGATCGGCACAATCTTCTTGAAATTCAATTCTTCCTGAGCCATAATTTTGATTTTTAGTTAGAAAAATAAAGCAGTGTAAATTGTAAAAACATGATTTTCATTTTTTCCTTTAAAAGGAACAACAAATGACCGGAACAATAGTTTGCCGGAAAGTGGATTATCAGTGCTTAACAATTCTTAACCCGGCAAATTTACGACACTCTTTGGTTTGGATTAATTTTGCAGCCTCAAATTAAAAATCTTTCAATTGCCTTATCATGAAACATCAGCCCATCGACAGTAAATTTAGCCGCGAAGAGATCGAAAAAGAGATCAAATACCTGCAGCTGCTGTCGCAACAATTTCCCACCATTCAATCGGCCAGCACGGAGATCATCAACCTTGAAGCGATCATGAAATTACCTAAGGGAACCGAACATTTTTTATCGGATATCCACGGTGAGCATGAAATATTCAGTCATGTGCTTCGCAACGGCTCCGGGGTGATCAGGCAAAAGATCGAAGATGTTTTCAAGAATACGCTGCGTAAATTCATCAAGGACGAATTGGCCACACTGATCTATTATCCTGAGGAAAAGCTTTCACTCATCGAAAAACGTGAAACTGACATCGAAGAATGGTATGCCGTCACCCTGCAGCGCCTGATTGAAGTTACCCGTGCCACGGCATCCAAATACACCCGATCAAAAGTTCGTAAATCATTACCAGCCGATTTTGCCTACATCATCGAGGAGCTCTTG
Above is a genomic segment from Bacteroidales bacterium containing:
- a CDS encoding prohibitin family protein, which codes for MAQEELNFKKIVPIAILVVIVIVVIAFGSRMVTTIEAGYAGVLFRPFSGGLNTEKTYGEGFHLIAPWNKMYVYEVRQQEIAEEMNVLSSNGLEISVDVSIWYQPVYSEIGLLHGRIGMDYLKRIVVPGLRSSTRSVIGRYTPEDIYSTKRDLIQDEIFGEITAILADKYVQVNRVLIRSIVLPATIKQAIESKLKQEQESLEYEFRLIKAEKEAERQRIDADGKANANRILSASLTDKILLEKGIQATLELANSPNTKVIVIGNSENGLPIILGDSK
- a CDS encoding hydroxymethylglutaryl-CoA lyase translates to MEQTIKITEAPRDAMQGIKNFIPTDQKAALINSLLKVGFDIIDFGSFVSPKAIPQLSDTAEVIGKLDMSETKSKLMAIVGNAKGGQQAASFDEVTYLGFPFSFSETFLRMNINTTLEQARKTVDDLKDICLQRNKKLLVYISMAFGNPYGDPWSIDLILQWVKYLEQREIEVIALSDIIGIADGGMIGRVFGEVFSEVPGFDIGFHLHTTGHNWYEKIDAAYSRGCRRF